The DNA region GCCGGAGGAGTTCTCGCGGGAGTAGATGATGATGGGGGCGTCCGCGCCGCCCAGCTGCTTCCAGTTGGTGATGTCGCCCACGTAGATGCCGCGCAGCTGCTCCACGGTGAGCGCGTTGAGCGGGTTGGCTTCGTTGACGTAGAAGGTGACGCCGTCCTTGGCCACCGGAATCTCCGTGCCGGTGGTGTTGTAGCGGGTGCGCAGCTTCTGCTTCTCCGCGTCCTTCATCTCGCGGCTGGACATGGCGATTTCGGTGGTGCCGTTCTGGAGCGCGGCGAGCCCCACGCCGGAGCCACCGCCGGTGACCTGCACCTTGGTGGACGCGTTCTTCTTCATGAACTCCTCGGCCCAGCGCTGGCCGAGGATGACCATGGTGTCGGAGCCCTTCACGGTGAGGGTGCCCGCCTGGGCGGCGAGCGGGAGGGCGAGCAGGACGGCGACGACGAGGGACTGGAGGAAGGCCTTCATGGTGGTGGCAGCTCCTGGAAACGGGGGGCCTAGTACTTGGCCTGCATCTGGAGGGTGAAGAGGTTGTCGTGCGGGTCCTTGGCCCCGTCGGGCGAGGCCGTCATCGGCATCTCGTAGGCGGCGGTGACCTTGAGGTTCTCGCCGAAGTAGTGGAGGAGGGCGACGCCCAGGGTGCCCACGGAGTTGGTGCTGGCGGGCTTGCCGTCCGTGGCGGCGTTCTTGCGGCCATTCTCCGGGTCGAACCAGTCGTAGCGGACGGCCACCGCGTCGGACAGGCCCACGTTCTGCACCAAGAGCGCGTACCAGCCGCTGGCGGGGATGCCCAGCTGTTCGACCTTCACGTCCCCGGAGCTCTTCGAATACGTCTTGCCGGTGATGTACTCGCCCTTCAGGGCCGTGGCGCCCCAGGGGACCACGTCCAGGTAGAGTTGCGCATCCAGTGCCACGCGGTCCCTCTCGTAGGCCTTGCGATAGGCATCGTTGGGACCCTTGGCAATGGAGTGGCCGTACCAGCCGGACACCCCGCCGGACAGCCAGCCCAGGTCGAAGCCCGCCCGGCCGATGAAGTCCTTCTCCTTGTCGTTGTCCGTGCCGATGAATCCCTGATTGAAGATTCCATCGCCGTCGAAGAGGCCGGCGCTGACGTTGACCTTGCCCTCCAGGAAGGTGCCGGCGAACTTGATGCCGCGGTCGCGCTCGTCGGGGAGGAAGGCGCGCACGACGCGGCTGCGCTCGGGCAGCTCGCGGTCGCTGGAGGACTGGACGGCCTCGTAGCCGAAGGGCCACTTCATCTGTCCGAGGGTGAGCGACAGCTGCTGGTGGGTGCCGGGGATGTAGAGGGTGGCCTCGGCGTCGCGGACGGTGACGCCGGTGGTGGGCACCGCGTCGATCTGCAGCATCAGCTGGGCCCAGTCCGTGGTGTAGGTCGTCTTGAGGCGACCGCGGCGCACGCTGAAGCGGCTGAAGCCGCCCGCGCCGGTGTCGTCCAGGCTCTCCTGGTACTGGTAGCGGGCCTGCACGTAGCCGGAGATCTTGAGCTTCTTGAGGGCGGACAGGTCGTTCTTGGTCTCGACGTTCTGCTCCTCCAGGGCGGCGACCTTCCCCTCCGCGTTGGTCATGCGCTCGTCGAGCTCGTCGAGCTTCTCCGCAGGGGTGACTACCGTGTCGGGCGTCAATCCCGCCTCCTGGGGGGCGTCGTCCGTGGCGGGCTCGGTGGGTTGCGTGGCGGCCTCCTGGGACGGCGTGGCCTGCTGGGCCCAGGCCGGGCTCAGGGTGACCGCGAGGAGGGTGGCGACAAGACGAGGCATCGGGAAGGGTTTCGGAAGGGTCACGAAACTGGCTTCTAGGTAACGTCCGTGTCCGTTTGAGGGCCGCCGTGCAACATCCACGTCACGAAACAATCCGCAATCAACCGGCCTCCGGGCTGACGATGCGGTAGCCCACGCCACGCACCGTCTCCAGCAGGGCGCGGGCGGGGCCCAGCTTGTCGCGCAGGCGCATGACGTGGGTGTCGATGGTGCGCGTCTCCAGGGACGAGGACAGGCCCCAGACCTCCTCGAGGAGCTGCTCGCGGGTCTGCACCCGGCCCATGCGGGTCATCAGGTGGCCGAGCAGGCGGAACTCGAGGGCGGTGAGGGGGACCTCCTTGTCCTCGACATAGAAGCGGTGCGCGGCCAGGTCGAGCTTGAGGCTGCCCAGCGCCAGCGGGGCGGTGGTGGCGCCACCCGGGGTGGCGGCGCCTCCGCGACGGAGGATGGCCTTGAGGCGCAGCACCAGCTCCCGCACGCTGAAGGGCTTGACGACGTAGTCGTCGGCGCCGACCTCGAAGCCGCGGATGCGGTCGGCCTCCTCGCCCTTCGCGGTGAGCATGACGATGAGCAGCCCGCGCGACGGATTGCTCGCCCGGAGCTGGCGGCAGACGTCGATGCCGGACATGTCCGGGAGCATCAGGTCCAGCAGGACCAGGTCCGGGGGGCGCTCCCGCGCCGCGACGAGCGCGGCGTCTCCGGTGCCGGCGAGCTGCGTGGTGAACCCCGCATCGCGCAGGTTGAAGTCGATGAGCTGGGCGAGGTCGGGTTCGTCGTCGACGATGAGGACGTGGGCCATGACGCCGCGAAGTCTGCGCCCCCCGATTTCCGTGCGCGTGACGCGTTTGCAACGATTGTGTGAGGAGCGCCTCGCGACGGAGGGCGGGCGGACGTGTGGCCCGGGCGCGTCCTCGCGCCCGGGCCCCGTCATGGCTTCCAGCGAACAGCCGGACAGGATGAAAGGCCTCCCTGCGGTCGCCGGGGGGCCGTTTCGCTACTGGACGTCGACCTCGAGGACCTGCTCGGACGTGTTGCCGGCGGCGTCGGTGGCGCGCAGCAGGACGACGTTGGCGCCGGAGCGGGAGAACGTCACCGTCGTGGTGGCGAGACTCGTGCCCGCGCCGACGTCCGCGCTGACGATCCAGTTGGCGGTGACGCGCACGGGCGTGAGGTCCGTCACCTGGGAGACGACGTCCACCGTCCAGGGCACGGTGGCGCCGGGGGCGGGGGAGACGACGCTGAGCACGGGGGCGGTGCGGTCCACCGTCACCTCGCGGCTCTGGGTGGCGATGCCGCCGGCGGTGTCGATGACGGTGAGGGTGAGGGTGTGGTGGCCCTCGGCCAGGTCCAGCCAGAGGACGGCGTGGCCGCCACCGGCGTCCGGCGTGAGGCGGATGGGGGCGCCGCCGTCGATGGTGAGCAGCACGACGCTGATGGGCGCGCCGCCGGGGCTGGCGGTGGCCCAACCGCAGGCCTTCACCTGGGCGGCGGACGTGTAGCGGGGCACGTCGCACATGACGAGGCCGGGCGGCGTGGCGTCGCGCTTCACGACGTGGATGGCGGTGGCGCAGGAGGCGGTGTGGCCCGCGGCGTCCGTGGCGGTGTACGTCACCGCCGTGGTGCCGAGCGGGTAGACGCCGGCGGCGGGCCCGCTGACGGTGGCGCCGCACGCGTCGGCGGCGGTGGCCGGCGCGGGCGTGACATAGGCGCCGTCCGGGCCCGTGGCGTCGACGATGCGCTCGGCGGGGCAGACGATGGTGGGCGGGGTGACGTCCACCACGGTGACGGTGGCGGTGCAGCTGTCGGTGGCCTGGCCGTCGGAGACGGTCAGCGTGACGGCGTGGGTGCCCACGGCGAAGGGACCTGGGGGGGACTGGGAGACGGAGAACGGGCCCGGGTGCTGGTCCGGATCATGGCTGCCGTCGTCGACGTTCGCCGGGGCGCCGCAGGTGGAGGGGCCGGCATTCACGGTGACGTCGCGGCACACGGCGACCGGCGGGGTGTTGGTGGAGCAGGCCAGGTCGAGCGGCGCGTTGCGGGTGTTGTTGGTCTCGATGCACTCCGTCTCGCGGCCGGTGCCCGTGCCGTCGTCGTCCGCCACGGCCCAGACGTCGCCGGTGCCGCCCGGCGGCGTGGGGAGCGCGAGCGTGACGAGCGCGTCGCCGCCGGCGGGGAGCACGGCGGCCAGCGTGGCGACGCCGAGCAGGGTGCCCCCGGCGGTGGGGTTGCCCAGGTAGAAGGCCACGTGCATGCCGGCGGAGGTGGCGGCGTCACCCTGGTTCACGACGCGCGCGTTCAGGTGGAGCGTGCCCGTCGTCCGGTCGCAGGCGGAGGACACCTCGCTCACGACGAGGTCGGCCGCGGCGTAGGGGCTGGTGTTGCCGGTGCCCTGGGTGTTGGCGCGGAAGGTGTTGAGGCCGGGCGTCAGCCAGTTGGCGACGTAGCTGGCGGGGACGGTGCCGTCGTCGTTGATGTGGGTGACGGAGTAGGCGTGCTGGTTCCAGATGCGGCGGGTGTTGACCCAGCCGTCCTTGCGGTCGCGGAACACGCGGATGCCGTTGGGGCCGGAGAACGCGTAGTTGTTGGCCGCCACCACGATTTCGGCGTTGTCGTCGCCGTCCACGTCGACGACGAGCGGGTTCTCGTACGTCGTGCCGGACGCGTGCTGCACGTCGAAGCGCACCGCGCCGGTGGCGCCGTCGTAGATGCGCAGCCGGAGCTCGTCGCCGTAGATGACCTCCGCCTTGCCGTCGCCCTCGAAGTCGAAGGTGGACGAGCCCGTGACGTTGGAGCTGTTGTCCTGAGTGGGGCTGGACCACTTCACCGCGCCGTGGGTTTCGAAGACGGCGTAGCGCGAAGCGCCCGCCACGCCGATCTCCGGCTGACCGTCCGCGTCGAAGTCCGCGATGTTGGGCGCGCCGCCCGTGCCGCCGCCCGGCAGCACCTGCGTCCAGAGGATGGCGCAGTCGTCGTCCATCAGCGACACGCGGCCGCCATGGACGAGGACGACCTCGCCCGCGGGGTCCGCGTCGAAGTTGGCGACACCGGTGAGCGCCGCGGGGGCGGCGGTGTTCTGGCACTTCAGCGTGCCGTCGTGGCGGTAGATGCTCGAGCCGATGATGACCTCCTGGAGGCCGTCACCGTCGAGGTCCACCGCGTAGCTGATGGAGCCCACCGGACCGGAGAAGGCCGTGGGCGCCACCCACTTCACCACGCCGGTGTTGGTGAAGACGTGGTTGCCATTGATGATCTCCACCGTGCCGTCGCCGTCCAGGTCGGAGAAGGACACGCCGCCCCAGTTGTTCGAGGACACCGTCGTGCGGAACTTGAAGGCGCCGGTGTTCTCGAAACAGATGAAGCCGGTGCCGCTCTCCGGAATCGCGCACAGCTCCACCCGCCCGTCGCCGTCGATGTCCGCGCCCGCCACGCTCGCCGCGCCGCGCACGCGCAGGGCCGGGTCCGTCACCGTCCAGAGGTCGCTGCCATCCGCGCCGCTGATGGCGCGCAGCACGCCGTTGGTCGTGTAGTCGCCTCCGGTGAAGGTGCTGAAGACGACGTCGGGGACACCGTCGCCGTTCACCTCCACGACGATGGGCGTCATCATGACCTGGTTGTGCGTGGGCATGACCGGGCTGCCCGTCCAGGCCCACTCCAGCTCCGGCTCGAAGTTCGGGTCGAAGGGCGGGATGACCTGACATTCACCGTTGGCCGCCGCCTCCCGCGCCGCCAGGTCGGAGGACTCCGTCGCCGCCGTCTCCGCGCACGCCGTCAGCGCCAGCATCCCCAGCCCGGACAGCCAGAGACCTTTCTTCCAATTTCTTCCGTATTGCACGTGCCTCACCTTTGTCTGGTTTTGAATGGTGAGGGGTCCGTATAGTGAGCCGCTTCAAAGTCTTGCAAGTGAGTCAAAAGCTACTGCGCGCGCACGTGGACGGGATGGCAGTGATTGACGGCACGGCCCGCGTGGAGGCGGCTCGCCGCGGTGAGCCATGGGGCCGCGTGACGGGTGGGGGAGGAGATGACGCTCGGGGAGCAAGCATGGGCGCCGGGTCTTCGCGGTTGTTGATATCTTGGAAAACCCCGGGTGATTGGTGTGTCGGCCCGAGTGGTTCCACGGACGGGGCCGCTATGTCACAAGGGTGGAATCCCGCACCGTATGAGCTCACCAGACTCGCCATCGACGCCCCCCGAGACGCCGCCGCCGGTGACGCTGCCGGTCCCCACGTTGACGCCCACGCCGGGAGAGCTGGCGCATGCCCAGCGGCGGGGTGGGCGCTCCGCCCTGCTGGGGTTGGGGCTGGTCGGGGTGGTGGCGCTGACGAGTCCGGTGCTCGGCTACCTGGAGGACGTGGACAACGCGCGCGAGGAGCTGCTGGACCACCTGTCGAACCAGGCGCGGGTGCAGGCGGACGCGCTGGGGGTCCACCTGGTCCTGCTGGAGGCGGAGCTGGCGCGCGTGGCGGGCCATCCGACGCTGCTGCCCGAGGACGGCGCGTCGCCCGCGGAGCGCGCGCTGCTCGACAGCGCCTTCTACCACTCGTCGCTGTTCTCCGAGGGCGTGGCGCTGCTGGGGCCTCGTGGGGAGCGCGTGTGGAGCGACCCGCCGGGCATGACGCTCGGCGCGTCGCCCATCACCCGCCGGCCCTGGTTCCAGGAGATGGTGGCGCGGCGCGCGCCCTCCATCGACCTGATGGAGGGGGAGGGCGGGCCGCTGGTCGTCGCGGTGCCCATGGTCAAGGAAGGGCAGCTCAAGGGGGTGCTCCTGGGGGAGGTGCGCACGGAGGCCCTGCCCACGCGCGCCACGGAGGAGACCGCGCTGTTCCTCATGGATGCCCAGGGGCGGCTGCTGCTGCCGGCGCCGCCGCTGGCGCACCCCGAGGGGTTCTCCTCGCAGCTTCGCGCGCTGGCGAAGGCGCCGGGCCCGGTGATGGTGGACGGCACGCGGATGATGGGGGCGGCGGCCTGGGTGGGGCGCACCGACCTGCTGCTGGTGGTGCTGGAGGAGGAGGAGGCCGCCACGGCGGGGCTGCGCTCGCGCTTCCTGCGGCAGCTGGCCTTCCACATCGCGCTGCTCATCTGCACGCTCGCGCTGTTCCTCGTGCTGTTGCGGCACTCGTACCGCTCGCTCCTGGAGGCGGAGGAGCGGCTGCGCCGGCAGGAGACGATGGCCGCGCTGGGCACGGCGGCGTCGCTCATCGCGCACGAGGTGAAGAACGCCCTCAACGGCATCCAGGCGGCGCTGTCCGTGCTGCGCGCGACGCCCGCGGGCAGCGAGCTGCCGGTGCGGGGGCTGCGCTCCCAGGTGGAGCGACTGGGGCACCTGGCGCGCTCGCTCTTGTCGTTCGGCGCGCCGCGCGCCGCGCTGCGCCGCAGCTGTGACCTTCACCTGCTGGTGGAGGAGGCGCTGCAGGCGGTGCGCATGCTGCCGGAGTCGGAGGCGGTGGAGCTGCGCACGTCGCTGGAGGAGGGGCTCACCTTGCAGGGGGACGCCGCGCTGCTGGTGTCGGCCATCGACAACCTGGTGCGCAACGCGGTGGAGGCCGGCGCGGTGGCGAGGGACACGGGCCTGCGCCCCGCGCCCTGGGTGTCGGTGAACCTGTCGAGGGAGGGAGGGGAGGCGGTGCTGCTGGTGGAGGACAACGCGGGGGGCGTGGACCCCCGGCTCGAGCCCCGGCTGTGGGAGCCCTTCGCCACCGGACGGGCCAAGGGCGTGGGCCTGGGATTGCCCATGGCGCGCACGTCCGTGGAGGCGCATGGTGGCAGTCTGACCTATACCCGTCGTCCACAGGGCAGCATGTTCACGCTGCGGCTTCCCCTGGAGCGCCCGTCATGAGCACCCATCTGTTGCTGGTGGACGACGACCGGACCTTCGCCTCGCTGGCGGCCACCGTGCTGAAGCAGGAGGGCTTCCGCGTGACGGTGGCGCACTCGCTCCACGACGCCCGCTCCTCGCTCGCGCGGCAGGCCCCCGAGGTGGTGGTGCTCGACCGGCGCCTGCCGGATGGGGATGGCATCCACTTCCTTCCCGAGCTGCGGGCCCAGTTCCCGGACACCGCGGTGATGATGGTGACGGCGCACGGCGACATCGCCAGCGCGGTGGACGCCATCAAACAGGGCGCGCGCGACTACCTGTCCAAGCCGGTGGAGCTGGACGACCTGGTGCTGCGCGCGAAGCGGGCGGTGGCGGACCTGCAGCTGCACGAGCGGTTGCAGCGCGCGGAGAGCGAGCTGGGCGGGCGGCGCCGGCTCCTGCGTCCGCGCGCCCCGGCGATGCTGGCCGCGCTGCAGATGGTCGAGCGCATCGCCAAGGCGCCGCGCAGCCCGGTGCTCATCACCGGGGAGACGGGTGCGGGCAAGGAGGTGCTCGCGCGGCACCTGTACACGGTGCAGGGAGGGCAGGGGCCCTTCGTCCACGTCAACTGCGCCGCGCTGCCGTCCGCGCTGGTGGAGAGCGAGCTGTTCGGCCACGAGCGCGGCGCCTTCACCGACGCGCGCGCGGCCCGCCGCGGGCTGGTGGAGGTGGCCGACGGCGGCGTGCTCTTCCTGGACGAGATTGGCGAGCTGCCGCTGAGCCTGCAGGCCAAGCTGCTCACGTTCCTGGACCAGGGGGCCTTCCGCCGCCTGGGCGGCACGGCGGAGCTGACGAGCAACGCGCGCGTGGTGACGGCCACCAACCGCGACCTCACCCGCGAGGTTGCGGAGGGGCGCTTCCGCGAGGACCTCTACTTCCGCCTCAGCGTCTTCCGCGTGGAGATTCCGCCGCTGCGCGAGCGGCGGGAGGACGTGCTGCCGCTGGCGGAGTCGCTGCTGGTGGAGCTGTGCGCGGAGCTGGGGCGCCGTCCGGTGGACTTCTCCCCGGCGGCCCGCGCGCGGCTGGAGCGCTACCCCTTCCCGGGCAACGTGCGCGAGCTGCGCAACGTGCTGGAGCGCGCGCTGGTGCTCGAGACGGGGCCCGCGCTGGAGCTCCAGGCCCTGGAGCCCCGGGGCGGCAGCGGGCCGGCCACGGTGGACCCGGATGCCTTCGTCGTGTCGGGGCCTCCGCGCTCCGTCGACGAGGTGGAGCGGCTGTACGTCAAGCACGTCCTCGCCCGGCTGGACGGCCGGCGCATGGAGGCCGCCAAGGCCCTGGGCCTGTCCTACCCCACGTTCCTCCGCAAGCTGGAGGAGCCCTGAGCCGGGCTCCCCCGCGCCAGGGCGCTTCAATTTCCTTTCCGCAAGTTTCTTGAAGTCCGCCGCGCCCACTTCAAATTGTTTGCATGGGCCGGCGGCCTCCGGATGAGCGGCTCCCTCTGGGAGCGTCGCCTCCGGAAGTGGCACGCATGTTGCCATGACGCACCGCGAGACTTGGCGTGCGCCACCCCTGGGTGGCGTCTTCTCGTGGAGGTGTATGGCGATGTCGACGAGTCATGGGGGCGGAGGCCTGGCCTGGAAGACGTGGGCCGCGGACCTGCCTGCCTCCCTGGTGGTGTTCCTGGTGGCGTTGCCGCTGTGCATGGGCATCGCGCTGGCTTCGGGTGCGCCCATCGTGTCCGGTCTCATCGCGGGTGTGGTGGGTGGACTGGTGGTGGGCTTGTTGGGCGGCGCGCCGCTGCAGGTGAGCGGGCCCGCGGCGGGCCTGGCGGTGATGGTGTTCGGCTTCATCCAGCAGATGGGGCTGGCGATGACGTGCGCGGCGGTGGCGGCCGCGGGGTTGTTGCAGATGCTATTTGGTGGCTTGAAGGTCGCGCGCGCGGCGCTGGCCATCTCGCCGGCGGTGATTCACGGCATGCTGGCCGGCATCGGCATCCTCATCGTGCTGGGGCAGGTCCACATCGTGCTGGGCGGCAGTCCCCAGTCGAACGCGTGGCAGAACGTGAAGGAGCTGCCCGAGCAGCTCGTCGGGTTGCACGGCCCCGCGGCGGTGCTGGGCCTGGTGACGATTGGATTGATGGTGGCGTGGCCCTACCTGGCCAAGGGCAAGCTGAAGCTCGTCCCCGCGCCGCTGGTGGCGGTGGTGGGGGCCACGGCGGTGTCGGTGTTCTGGGGCGCGGACGTGGCGCGCGTGGAGCTGCCGGCCAATGTGTTCAGCAACATGCAGTTGCCGGCGCTGCCCACGGGGAACTGGGGCACGTTCGTGGCGGCGGTGCTGTCGTTGGCGCTGGTGGCCAGCGCGGAGTCGCTGTTGTCCGCGGTGGCCACGGACAAGATGCACACGGGGCCCCGGGCGAACCTGGACAAGGAGCTGTTCGCGCAGGGCGTGGCGAACACGGTGTCCGGGCTCGTGGGTGGCCTGCCGATCACGGGCGTCATCGTCCGCAGCGCGGCGAACATCGCGGCGGGCGCGAAATCGCGGGCCTCGGCATTACTGCATGGCGTCTGGCTGCTGCTGTTCGTTACGATGCTGGGCTCGGTGGCGGGGCTGGTGCCCCTGACGGTGCTGGCGGGCCTGCTCGTGGTCGTCGGCGCGAAGCTGGTCAACATGCACCACATCCGCGAGCTGTCGCGTCGCGGGGAAGTGCTCGTCTACGCGGTGACGGTGGCGGGCGTCGTCGGCATCAACCTGTTGGCGGGTATCGGGTTGGGATTGCTGGTGGCGGTGCTGCGGTTGTTGTGGCGTCTGGGCAGCGTCCAGGTCGACGTGGCCCAGGTCCAGGGGGTGTACGAGGTCCGGGTGACGGGCTCGCTCACCTTCGTGGGCGTGCCGCGTCTGTCCACCGCGCTGGCGCAGGTGCCTCCGGGGGCGACGGTGAAGATCGACCTCGCGGTCGACACCCTGGATCACTCCGGCTTCGAGGCGCTCGAGAGCTGGAGCGACACGTACCGCAAGACGGGTGGCTCCGTGTCCATGGAGTCGCTCGAGGAAGTCTGGGTCCGCAGCGGAACGACGCGGCCCACGCAGCAGGTTCTCGGTTCGCAGATTTCGTCCAACACTCTCGCCTCCGAAGGTGCCCGATGAAGAAGCTCATTCGTGGTCTGCTGGACTTCCAGCTCAAGGGCCGGCCCGCCTATCGGGAGATGTTCGCGCGCCTGGCCGACGGTCAGTCTCCGGATTGTCTCTTCATCTCCTGCTCCGACAGCCGGCTGGTGCCCAACCTGCTGGTGTCCACGGACCCGGGCGACCTGTTCGTCGTGCGCAACGTGGGCAACCTCGTGCCGCCGTCGGACGCGACGGGGGTCTCCACGGGCGACCAGTCCGAGGCGGCGGCGCTGGAGTTCGCGCTGAGCAACCTGGAGGTGGAGGACGTGGTCATCTGCGGCCACTCGAGCTGCGGCGCGATGAAGGCGCTGCTGGGCGGAGGCCAGGTGCCGGGCGCGCCGAACCTGTCGCGCTGGCTGGAGCATGGCGAGGCCGCGCTGCGCACGCTCAAGGCGGGCAGCACCGTGGGCGAGGGCCTGTCCGAGTACGACCGGCTGTCGCAGCTCAACGTCCTCCAGCAACTGCGGCACGTGGGCAGCTACCCCGTGGTGAAGGAGCGCGTCGCCGCCGGCAAGCTGCGGCTGCACGGCTGGTGGTTCGACATCGGCAGCGCGCAGGTGCACGTGTGGCGGTCCGCGCACGGGCGCTTCATCCCCATGACGGAGCTGGTGGGCGAGGCGCTCTTGCGAGAGCTGAGCGGCGACGTGCTCAGCCCCGGTGACGGGCTCGTCGCCAGCAACGAGAACGGCGTGGCCAACGGCGATGGCCGGCACCTGTCCGTCGCCGGGACCTGATTCGGGGAAGTCCCGGAGCAGGCAGCCAGGGGAGCGGCCTCGAACGGGGCCGTGACTCGTGGTTGGAATTCGCGTGGGGGAGGGGAAGGATGCGGCTCCACGTCGCATGACTCCCCTCCTCTTCACGTTCGTCGTCCTGGGCATCTCCGTGGGTGCGGGCCTTCTGGGCTCGCTGCTGGGCATCGGGGGTGGGCTCATCCTCATCCCGGTGCTCACCCTGTGGCTCAAGGTGGACATCCACTACGCGGTGGGTGCGTCCATCGTCTCCGTCATCGCCACCTCGAGCGGCGCGGCCGCGGCCTACGTGCGCGAGCGCATGGCGAACCTGCGCGTGGCCATGTTCCTGGAGGTGGCCACGACGGCGGGCGCGCTCACCGGGGCCTTCCTCGCGGGGCGCGTGGGGGGACGGGGCGTGTACCTCGTCTTCGGCGCCGTCATGGCGTACTCGGCGCTGGTGATGTTGCGCCGCATGCGCGCGGGGGCGGCGGCGCCCGTGCCCGAGGACGCGCTGGCGGACCGGCTGGGGCTGCACGGCAGCTACTGGGACGAGGCCGCGGGGCGCGAGGTGGACTACCGCGTCACCCGCCCGCTGGCGGGCCTGGGGCTGATGTACGTCGCGGGCACGGTGAGCGGGATGCTGGGCATCGGCTCGGGCGCGCTGAAGGTGCCGGCCATGGACCTGGCCATGCGGCTGCCGCTCAAGGTGTCCACGGCCACCAGCAACTTCATGATTGGCGTGACGGCGGCGGCCAGCGCGGGCGTGTACTTCGCCCGGGGCCACATCGACCCGTTCATCGCGGGGCCGGTGTGCGTGGGCGTCACGCTGGGGGCCTGGCTGGGGTCGCGCCACCTGATGGGCCGCGTCAACGCGCTGTGGCTGCGCGCGCTCTTCGTGGGCGTGCTGCTGTGGGTGGCCTTCGAGATGCTGCGCAAGGGGTGGGCGTCATGAACGACGCGCCGAAGCCGGAGTCCGTCTCCGCGACGTCGAGCGACGATGCGCAGGGGGCGCTGGTGGCGGAGTTGCTCATCAGCGACCTCTTGCGCTACGGCGTGCTCGCGAGCCTGTCGCTGGTGACGCTGGGCACGCTGGTGACGTTCTTCCGCCACCCGGACTACCTGGTGTCGTCGGAGGCGCTCGAGCGGCTCACCGCGCCGCACCCGGTGCCGCACGGGCTGACGGACGTGGTGGCCGGGGCGCTGGCCGCGCGAGGCCAGTCCTTCGTCATGGCGGGGCTCCTGGTGATGATGGCGGTGCCGGTGGCGCGCGTGGGGCTGTCGCTGCTCATCTTCCGCCAGCAGCGCGACCGGCTCTACGTCGTCATCACCGCCGTGGTGCTGGCGCTGCTGGGCGTGTCGTTCCTGCTGGGCGCGGCCGAGGGCTGAGCGGCCTTCACCGCCCCGCGCCGGCGCGGCGCACGGGGCGGCCCGGCGTGGCCCACCAGTCCAGCCGGAAGCCCTTCTTGCCGGAGGGCTGCAGCGCGGCCACCGTGCCCTTGCGCAGCTTGTCCGGCGCCGCCTCGCCGCCGCCGGCCTCCAGCGCGAGCGCGAGCGCCTTCTCCAGCGACGGGTTGTGGCCCACCAGGGCGAAGCCGGGCCCCGACTCGCGGGCCAGCTGGAGGATGTGCTTGTGCGCGCCCTTGCGGGGGACCAGCGCCGGGTGGACCTCCACCTGGGACAGGCCGAAGCACTCGGCGAGCAGCTCCGCCGTCTGGACCGCGCGCACCAGGGGGCTGGTGAATACGCCCACCAGGGGCGTCAGCCGGGCCA from Myxococcus stipitatus includes:
- a CDS encoding phosphate ABC transporter substrate-binding protein; translated protein: MKAFLQSLVVAVLLALPLAAQAGTLTVKGSDTMVILGQRWAEEFMKKNASTKVQVTGGGSGVGLAALQNGTTEIAMSSREMKDAEKQKLRTRYNTTGTEIPVAKDGVTFYVNEANPLNALTVEQLRGIYVGDITNWKQLGGADAPIIIYSRENSSGTYVFVKDHVLDGEDYAASAQTLPGTAAVVNAVSKEKNSIGYGGAAYAKGIKELKIKVGNEEIAPTAENIKAGKYPLARDLYFYLRNKPSGEAKTFIDFALSPEGQALVTKVGYFPVK
- a CDS encoding porin, with protein sequence MPRLVATLLAVTLSPAWAQQATPSQEAATQPTEPATDDAPQEAGLTPDTVVTPAEKLDELDERMTNAEGKVAALEEQNVETKNDLSALKKLKISGYVQARYQYQESLDDTGAGGFSRFSVRRGRLKTTYTTDWAQLMLQIDAVPTTGVTVRDAEATLYIPGTHQQLSLTLGQMKWPFGYEAVQSSSDRELPERSRVVRAFLPDERDRGIKFAGTFLEGKVNVSAGLFDGDGIFNQGFIGTDNDKEKDFIGRAGFDLGWLSGGVSGWYGHSIAKGPNDAYRKAYERDRVALDAQLYLDVVPWGATALKGEYITGKTYSKSSGDVKVEQLGIPASGWYALLVQNVGLSDAVAVRYDWFDPENGRKNAATDGKPASTNSVGTLGVALLHYFGENLKVTAAYEMPMTASPDGAKDPHDNLFTLQMQAKY
- a CDS encoding response regulator; this encodes MAHVLIVDDEPDLAQLIDFNLRDAGFTTQLAGTGDAALVAARERPPDLVLLDLMLPDMSGIDVCRQLRASNPSRGLLIVMLTAKGEEADRIRGFEVGADDYVVKPFSVRELVLRLKAILRRGGAATPGGATTAPLALGSLKLDLAAHRFYVEDKEVPLTALEFRLLGHLMTRMGRVQTREQLLEEVWGLSSSLETRTIDTHVMRLRDKLGPARALLETVRGVGYRIVSPEAG
- a CDS encoding FG-GAP-like repeat-containing protein — its product is MLALTACAETAATESSDLAAREAAANGECQVIPPFDPNFEPELEWAWTGSPVMPTHNQVMMTPIVVEVNGDGVPDVVFSTFTGGDYTTNGVLRAISGADGSDLWTVTDPALRVRGAASVAGADIDGDGRVELCAIPESGTGFICFENTGAFKFRTTVSSNNWGGVSFSDLDGDGTVEIINGNHVFTNTGVVKWVAPTAFSGPVGSISYAVDLDGDGLQEVIIGSSIYRHDGTLKCQNTAAPAALTGVANFDADPAGEVVLVHGGRVSLMDDDCAILWTQVLPGGGTGGAPNIADFDADGQPEIGVAGASRYAVFETHGAVKWSSPTQDNSSNVTGSSTFDFEGDGKAEVIYGDELRLRIYDGATGAVRFDVQHASGTTYENPLVVDVDGDDNAEIVVAANNYAFSGPNGIRVFRDRKDGWVNTRRIWNQHAYSVTHINDDGTVPASYVANWLTPGLNTFRANTQGTGNTSPYAAADLVVSEVSSACDRTTGTLHLNARVVNQGDAATSAGMHVAFYLGNPTAGGTLLGVATLAAVLPAGGDALVTLALPTPPGGTGDVWAVADDDGTGTGRETECIETNNTRNAPLDLACSTNTPPVAVCRDVTVNAGPSTCGAPANVDDGSHDPDQHPGPFSVSQSPPGPFAVGTHAVTLTVSDGQATDSCTATVTVVDVTPPTIVCPAERIVDATGPDGAYVTPAPATAADACGATVSGPAAGVYPLGTTAVTYTATDAAGHTASCATAIHVVKRDATPPGLVMCDVPRYTSAAQVKACGWATASPGGAPISVVLLTIDGGAPIRLTPDAGGGHAVLWLDLAEGHHTLTLTVIDTAGGIATQSREVTVDRTAPVLSVVSPAPGATVPWTVDVVSQVTDLTPVRVTANWIVSADVGAGTSLATTTVTFSRSGANVVLLRATDAAGNTSEQVLEVDVQ
- a CDS encoding sensor histidine kinase, which codes for MSSPDSPSTPPETPPPVTLPVPTLTPTPGELAHAQRRGGRSALLGLGLVGVVALTSPVLGYLEDVDNAREELLDHLSNQARVQADALGVHLVLLEAELARVAGHPTLLPEDGASPAERALLDSAFYHSSLFSEGVALLGPRGERVWSDPPGMTLGASPITRRPWFQEMVARRAPSIDLMEGEGGPLVVAVPMVKEGQLKGVLLGEVRTEALPTRATEETALFLMDAQGRLLLPAPPLAHPEGFSSQLRALAKAPGPVMVDGTRMMGAAAWVGRTDLLLVVLEEEEAATAGLRSRFLRQLAFHIALLICTLALFLVLLRHSYRSLLEAEERLRRQETMAALGTAASLIAHEVKNALNGIQAALSVLRATPAGSELPVRGLRSQVERLGHLARSLLSFGAPRAALRRSCDLHLLVEEALQAVRMLPESEAVELRTSLEEGLTLQGDAALLVSAIDNLVRNAVEAGAVARDTGLRPAPWVSVNLSREGGEAVLLVEDNAGGVDPRLEPRLWEPFATGRAKGVGLGLPMARTSVEAHGGSLTYTRRPQGSMFTLRLPLERPS